Proteins from a single region of Catenulispora acidiphila DSM 44928:
- a CDS encoding 50S ribosomal protein L25/general stress protein Ctc — MSQIRISAEDRTEFGKGFARRARAVNKVPAVVYGHGEPVRHILLPGHDLMIALRTPNVLLNLEFGDGKAQLVLPKDVQKDPVKRTLEHVDLVLVRSGEKVTVDIPITVTGEVVGGAVLDHSLNNLTVTAEATHIPTGIEVDVDRKEEGFQLFVRDLELPAGSELVTDGDQLVLQVVVTRAEVSEEAAEGEGDAEGEAAEGASEESAE; from the coding sequence ATGTCCCAGATCCGCATAAGCGCAGAGGACCGCACCGAGTTCGGCAAGGGCTTCGCCCGCCGCGCCCGTGCCGTGAACAAGGTCCCCGCCGTCGTCTACGGCCACGGCGAGCCGGTGCGCCACATCCTGCTTCCGGGCCACGACCTGATGATCGCGCTGCGGACCCCGAACGTGCTGCTGAACCTGGAGTTCGGCGACGGCAAGGCCCAGCTGGTGCTGCCGAAGGACGTGCAGAAGGACCCGGTCAAGCGCACCCTGGAGCACGTGGACCTGGTGCTGGTGCGCAGCGGCGAGAAGGTCACCGTCGACATCCCGATCACCGTCACCGGCGAGGTCGTGGGCGGCGCGGTGCTGGACCACTCGCTGAACAACCTGACCGTGACCGCCGAGGCCACGCACATCCCGACCGGCATCGAGGTCGACGTGGACCGCAAGGAGGAGGGCTTCCAGCTCTTCGTCCGCGACCTGGAGCTGCCGGCCGGCTCCGAGCTGGTCACCGACGGCGACCAGCTGGTCCTGCAGGTCGTCGTGACCCGCGCCGAGGTCTCCGAGGAGGCCGCCGAGGGTGAGGGCGACGCCGAGGGCGAGGCCGCCGAGGGCGCGTCCGAGGAGTCGGCGGAGTAG
- the pth gene encoding aminoacyl-tRNA hydrolase: protein MTTTEARDQLWLIAGLGNPGPGYAGNRHNAGFMVVDLLAARVGGKFKSHKARADVVEGRLGVGGPRVVLAKPKTFMNLSGGPVKALRDFYKIEPAQIIAVHDELDVDYGVLRLKLGGGDNGHNGLRSITSSLGTKEYHRVRFGVGRPPGRQDPADFVLKDFSSTEKKDLDYNVDRAADAVEDLIRRGLVEAQNIYHAA, encoded by the coding sequence ATGACCACCACCGAGGCCCGCGACCAGCTCTGGCTGATCGCGGGCCTCGGCAATCCCGGGCCCGGGTACGCCGGCAACCGGCACAACGCCGGCTTCATGGTCGTGGACCTGCTCGCCGCGCGCGTCGGCGGCAAGTTCAAGTCGCACAAGGCGCGGGCGGACGTCGTGGAGGGCCGGCTCGGGGTCGGCGGACCGCGCGTGGTCCTGGCCAAGCCGAAGACCTTCATGAACCTGTCCGGCGGCCCGGTGAAGGCGCTGCGCGACTTCTACAAGATCGAGCCGGCGCAGATCATCGCCGTGCACGACGAACTCGACGTGGACTACGGCGTGCTGCGCCTGAAGCTCGGCGGCGGCGACAACGGCCACAACGGGCTGCGCTCGATCACCTCCTCGCTGGGGACCAAGGAATACCACCGCGTGCGCTTCGGTGTCGGACGGCCGCCGGGGCGGCAGGATCCGGCGGACTTCGTCCTGAAGGACTTCTCCTCGACCGAGAAGAAGGACCTGGACTACAACGTGGACCGGGCCGCCGACGCGGTCGAGGACCTGATCCGCCGCGGGCTCGTCGAGGCGCAGAACATCTACCACGCGGCCTGA